A stretch of Sebastes fasciatus isolate fSebFas1 chromosome 19, fSebFas1.pri, whole genome shotgun sequence DNA encodes these proteins:
- the pdlim5b gene encoding PDZ and LIM domain protein 5b isoform X1 has protein sequence MSSSYNVSLAGPAPWGFRLQGGKDFCLPLTISRLTDGGKAAKAKMSVGDIIQSINGISTDGMNHLEAQNKIKACTGNLSLTMQRPSSAPKDGVPKDEPQEIIKPVPITHPAPSTAYTKPLSQPSAAYNKTARPFGGGDSSVVTASSPAAPSIPSQSSAFKPAAPSQPPQPPFLLKSSIPAPDSAPRPSPGRSTSAFTSPSASSSSSNSSSPARVTAPSSNPNVPQPSVYNTPINLYSNNNACEVVMGQRRGLLESQGLSENFNGKPNVEAEDHASPLSDASKKRLIEDTEDWHPRTGTSQSRSFRILAQLTGTENEQAPDNSGKNEAVDQTTPAAYTSPAAKTFSKSAASPRNGNVVPASTYKSPAAQNKSVFQAGGPPGFPKGGAAPSFGKVTTPAAPKGPERPTPQPHPQDLNSLVQRAEHIPAGKRTPMCNKCNNVIRGPFLVAMGMSWHPEEFNCSRCHSSLADGCFVEEKGQVYCERCYEQYLAPTCGRCQQKILGEVMNALKQTWHVSCFVCVACQQPIRGSTFHMEDGQPYCEKDYYNLFGSSCHGCDFPIEAGDKFLDALGFTWHDTCFVCAVCSASLEGQAFFSKKDKPLCKKHAHTVNV, from the exons CTGACTGATGGAGGCAAGGCAGCAAAAGCCAAGATGAGTGTTGGAGACATCATTCAGTCCATTAATGGCATTTCCACAGATGGCATGAATCACCTCGAGGCCCAGAACAAGATTAAGGCCTGCACAGGCAACCTCAGCCTCACTATGCAGAG ACCCTCCAGTGCCCCTAAAGATGGCGTACCCAAG GACGAACCTCAAGAAATCATTAAGCCTGTCCCCATCACTCACCCTGCCCCGAGCACCGCATACACCAAGCCATTGAGTCAGCCCAGTGCTGCATACAACAAGACGGCCCGGCCttttggggggggggacagCAGTGTGGTCACAGCTTCCTCCCCGGCCGCCCCCTCCATTCCCTCACAGTCATCCGCTTTCAAGCCGGCTGCCCCTTCTCAACCGCCACAGCCTCCGTTTCTGCTGAAGTCCAGCATCCCCGCTCCGGACTCAGCTCCCAGGCCCAGCCCTGGTCGCTCCACCTCCGCCTTCACCTCCCCGtctgcctcttcctcctcatctaactcctcctctccagccagagtgacagccccctcctCCAACCCTAATGTCCCGCAGCCCTCCGTCTATAACACACCTATCAACCTCTACTCCAACAACAATGCTTGTGAGGTGGTCATGGGACAGAGACGAGGTCTGTTGGAGAGCCAGGGGCTGTCAGAGAACTTCAATGG GAAACCTAATGTGGAGGCCGAGGATCACGCGTCCCCACTGAGCGACGCCAGCAAGAAGCGTCTGATCGAGGACACGGAGGACTGGCACCCGAGAACCGGCACCTCCCAGTCCCGCTCCTTCCGTATCCTGGCTCAGCTCACCGGCACTGAGAATG AGCAAGCTCCAGACAACAGTGGAAAGAA TGAGGCAGTTGACCAAACCACTCCCGCTGCGTACACCTCGCCTGCAGCCAAAACATTTTCCAAATCTGCAGCATCACCCAGGAATGGCAACGTCGTCCCTGCTTCCACATACAAGAGCCCAGCGGCCCAGAACAAGTCTGTTTTCCAGGCTGGAGGTCCACCAG GTTTTCCTAAGGGAGGAGCAGCTCCTTCATTTGGCAAAGTTACCACCCCTGCTGCTCCCAAAGGTCCAGAGCGCCCCACCCCACAGCCACATCCACAGGACCTCAACTCTCTGGTGCAGCGGGCCGAGCACATCCCAGCCGGGAAGCGCACCCCGATGTGCAACAAGTGCAACAATGTCATCAg GGGCCCGTTCCTCGTGGCCATGGGCATGTCATGGCACCCCGAGGAATTCAACTGTTCTCGCTGCCACTCCTCCCTGGCAGACGGTTGTTTTGTGGAGGAGAAGGGCCAGGTGTACTGCGAACGTTGCTACGAGCAGTACTTGGCTCCCACCTGCGGCCGCTGCCAGCAGAAGATTCTGGGG GAAGTCATGAATGCCCTGAAACAGACCTGGCACGTGTCTTGCTTCGTCTGCGTCGCCTGCCAACAGCCAATCAGGGGCAGCACATTTCACATGGAGGATGGGCAGCCGTACTGTGAAAAAG ACTACTACAACCTGTTCGGGTCCAGTTGCCACGGCTGTGACTTCCCCATCGAGGCCGGGGACAAGTTCCTGGACGCTCTAGGATTCACCTGGCATGACACCTGCTTTGTGTGCGCG GTCTGCTCTGCTAGTCTGGAAGGTCAGGCGTTCTTCTCCAAAAAAGACAAGCCTTTGTGCAAGAAACATGCCCACACTGTCAACGTCTGA
- the pdlim5b gene encoding PDZ and LIM domain protein 5b isoform X4 has translation MSSSYNVSLAGPAPWGFRLQGGKDFCLPLTISRLTDGGKAAKAKMSVGDIIQSINGISTDGMNHLEAQNKIKACTGNLSLTMQRPSSAPKDGVPKEEEETDTKTPPPARPRRKPNVEAEDHASPLSDASKKRLIEDTEDWHPRTGTSQSRSFRILAQLTGTENEQAPDNSGKNEAVDQTTPAAYTSPAAKTFSKSAASPRNGNVVPASTYKSPAAQNKSVFQAGGPPGFPKGGAAPSFGKVTTPAAPKGPERPTPQPHPQDLNSLVQRAEHIPAGKRTPMCNKCNNVIRGPFLVAMGMSWHPEEFNCSRCHSSLADGCFVEEKGQVYCERCYEQYLAPTCGRCQQKILGEVMNALKQTWHVSCFVCVACQQPIRGSTFHMEDGQPYCEKDYYNLFGSSCHGCDFPIEAGDKFLDALGFTWHDTCFVCAVCSASLEGQAFFSKKDKPLCKKHAHTVNV, from the exons CTGACTGATGGAGGCAAGGCAGCAAAAGCCAAGATGAGTGTTGGAGACATCATTCAGTCCATTAATGGCATTTCCACAGATGGCATGAATCACCTCGAGGCCCAGAACAAGATTAAGGCCTGCACAGGCAACCTCAGCCTCACTATGCAGAG ACCCTCCAGTGCCCCTAAAGATGGCGTACCCAAG gaggaagaagagacagACACCAA AACTCCACCTCCAGCTAGACCTAGGAG GAAACCTAATGTGGAGGCCGAGGATCACGCGTCCCCACTGAGCGACGCCAGCAAGAAGCGTCTGATCGAGGACACGGAGGACTGGCACCCGAGAACCGGCACCTCCCAGTCCCGCTCCTTCCGTATCCTGGCTCAGCTCACCGGCACTGAGAATG AGCAAGCTCCAGACAACAGTGGAAAGAA TGAGGCAGTTGACCAAACCACTCCCGCTGCGTACACCTCGCCTGCAGCCAAAACATTTTCCAAATCTGCAGCATCACCCAGGAATGGCAACGTCGTCCCTGCTTCCACATACAAGAGCCCAGCGGCCCAGAACAAGTCTGTTTTCCAGGCTGGAGGTCCACCAG GTTTTCCTAAGGGAGGAGCAGCTCCTTCATTTGGCAAAGTTACCACCCCTGCTGCTCCCAAAGGTCCAGAGCGCCCCACCCCACAGCCACATCCACAGGACCTCAACTCTCTGGTGCAGCGGGCCGAGCACATCCCAGCCGGGAAGCGCACCCCGATGTGCAACAAGTGCAACAATGTCATCAg GGGCCCGTTCCTCGTGGCCATGGGCATGTCATGGCACCCCGAGGAATTCAACTGTTCTCGCTGCCACTCCTCCCTGGCAGACGGTTGTTTTGTGGAGGAGAAGGGCCAGGTGTACTGCGAACGTTGCTACGAGCAGTACTTGGCTCCCACCTGCGGCCGCTGCCAGCAGAAGATTCTGGGG GAAGTCATGAATGCCCTGAAACAGACCTGGCACGTGTCTTGCTTCGTCTGCGTCGCCTGCCAACAGCCAATCAGGGGCAGCACATTTCACATGGAGGATGGGCAGCCGTACTGTGAAAAAG ACTACTACAACCTGTTCGGGTCCAGTTGCCACGGCTGTGACTTCCCCATCGAGGCCGGGGACAAGTTCCTGGACGCTCTAGGATTCACCTGGCATGACACCTGCTTTGTGTGCGCG GTCTGCTCTGCTAGTCTGGAAGGTCAGGCGTTCTTCTCCAAAAAAGACAAGCCTTTGTGCAAGAAACATGCCCACACTGTCAACGTCTGA
- the pdlim5b gene encoding PDZ and LIM domain protein 5b isoform X3, whose amino-acid sequence MSSSYNVSLAGPAPWGFRLQGGKDFCLPLTISRLTDGGKAAKAKMSVGDIIQSINGISTDGMNHLEAQNKIKACTGNLSLTMQRPSSAPKDGVPKPSVYNTPINLYSNNNACEVVMGQRRGLLESQGLSENFNGKPNVEAEDHASPLSDASKKRLIEDTEDWHPRTGTSQSRSFRILAQLTGTENEQAPDNSGKNEAVDQTTPAAYTSPAAKTFSKSAASPRNGNVVPASTYKSPAAQNKSVFQAGGPPGFPKGGAAPSFGKVTTPAAPKGPERPTPQPHPQDLNSLVQRAEHIPAGKRTPMCNKCNNVIRGPFLVAMGMSWHPEEFNCSRCHSSLADGCFVEEKGQVYCERCYEQYLAPTCGRCQQKILGEVMNALKQTWHVSCFVCVACQQPIRGSTFHMEDGQPYCEKDYYNLFGSSCHGCDFPIEAGDKFLDALGFTWHDTCFVCAVCSASLEGQAFFSKKDKPLCKKHAHTVNV is encoded by the exons CTGACTGATGGAGGCAAGGCAGCAAAAGCCAAGATGAGTGTTGGAGACATCATTCAGTCCATTAATGGCATTTCCACAGATGGCATGAATCACCTCGAGGCCCAGAACAAGATTAAGGCCTGCACAGGCAACCTCAGCCTCACTATGCAGAG ACCCTCCAGTGCCCCTAAAGATGGCGTACCCAAG CCCTCCGTCTATAACACACCTATCAACCTCTACTCCAACAACAATGCTTGTGAGGTGGTCATGGGACAGAGACGAGGTCTGTTGGAGAGCCAGGGGCTGTCAGAGAACTTCAATGG GAAACCTAATGTGGAGGCCGAGGATCACGCGTCCCCACTGAGCGACGCCAGCAAGAAGCGTCTGATCGAGGACACGGAGGACTGGCACCCGAGAACCGGCACCTCCCAGTCCCGCTCCTTCCGTATCCTGGCTCAGCTCACCGGCACTGAGAATG AGCAAGCTCCAGACAACAGTGGAAAGAA TGAGGCAGTTGACCAAACCACTCCCGCTGCGTACACCTCGCCTGCAGCCAAAACATTTTCCAAATCTGCAGCATCACCCAGGAATGGCAACGTCGTCCCTGCTTCCACATACAAGAGCCCAGCGGCCCAGAACAAGTCTGTTTTCCAGGCTGGAGGTCCACCAG GTTTTCCTAAGGGAGGAGCAGCTCCTTCATTTGGCAAAGTTACCACCCCTGCTGCTCCCAAAGGTCCAGAGCGCCCCACCCCACAGCCACATCCACAGGACCTCAACTCTCTGGTGCAGCGGGCCGAGCACATCCCAGCCGGGAAGCGCACCCCGATGTGCAACAAGTGCAACAATGTCATCAg GGGCCCGTTCCTCGTGGCCATGGGCATGTCATGGCACCCCGAGGAATTCAACTGTTCTCGCTGCCACTCCTCCCTGGCAGACGGTTGTTTTGTGGAGGAGAAGGGCCAGGTGTACTGCGAACGTTGCTACGAGCAGTACTTGGCTCCCACCTGCGGCCGCTGCCAGCAGAAGATTCTGGGG GAAGTCATGAATGCCCTGAAACAGACCTGGCACGTGTCTTGCTTCGTCTGCGTCGCCTGCCAACAGCCAATCAGGGGCAGCACATTTCACATGGAGGATGGGCAGCCGTACTGTGAAAAAG ACTACTACAACCTGTTCGGGTCCAGTTGCCACGGCTGTGACTTCCCCATCGAGGCCGGGGACAAGTTCCTGGACGCTCTAGGATTCACCTGGCATGACACCTGCTTTGTGTGCGCG GTCTGCTCTGCTAGTCTGGAAGGTCAGGCGTTCTTCTCCAAAAAAGACAAGCCTTTGTGCAAGAAACATGCCCACACTGTCAACGTCTGA
- the pdlim5b gene encoding PDZ and LIM domain protein 5b isoform X2: protein MSPWLALHPGASDCKEGRTSVCLSPSHGPSSAPKDGVPKDEPQEIIKPVPITHPAPSTAYTKPLSQPSAAYNKTARPFGGGDSSVVTASSPAAPSIPSQSSAFKPAAPSQPPQPPFLLKSSIPAPDSAPRPSPGRSTSAFTSPSASSSSSNSSSPARVTAPSSNPNVPQPSVYNTPINLYSNNNACEVVMGQRRGLLESQGLSENFNGKPNVEAEDHASPLSDASKKRLIEDTEDWHPRTGTSQSRSFRILAQLTGTENEQAPDNSGKNEAVDQTTPAAYTSPAAKTFSKSAASPRNGNVVPASTYKSPAAQNKSVFQAGGPPGFPKGGAAPSFGKVTTPAAPKGPERPTPQPHPQDLNSLVQRAEHIPAGKRTPMCNKCNNVIRGPFLVAMGMSWHPEEFNCSRCHSSLADGCFVEEKGQVYCERCYEQYLAPTCGRCQQKILGEVMNALKQTWHVSCFVCVACQQPIRGSTFHMEDGQPYCEKDYYNLFGSSCHGCDFPIEAGDKFLDALGFTWHDTCFVCAVCSASLEGQAFFSKKDKPLCKKHAHTVNV from the exons ACCCTCCAGTGCCCCTAAAGATGGCGTACCCAAG GACGAACCTCAAGAAATCATTAAGCCTGTCCCCATCACTCACCCTGCCCCGAGCACCGCATACACCAAGCCATTGAGTCAGCCCAGTGCTGCATACAACAAGACGGCCCGGCCttttggggggggggacagCAGTGTGGTCACAGCTTCCTCCCCGGCCGCCCCCTCCATTCCCTCACAGTCATCCGCTTTCAAGCCGGCTGCCCCTTCTCAACCGCCACAGCCTCCGTTTCTGCTGAAGTCCAGCATCCCCGCTCCGGACTCAGCTCCCAGGCCCAGCCCTGGTCGCTCCACCTCCGCCTTCACCTCCCCGtctgcctcttcctcctcatctaactcctcctctccagccagagtgacagccccctcctCCAACCCTAATGTCCCGCAGCCCTCCGTCTATAACACACCTATCAACCTCTACTCCAACAACAATGCTTGTGAGGTGGTCATGGGACAGAGACGAGGTCTGTTGGAGAGCCAGGGGCTGTCAGAGAACTTCAATGG GAAACCTAATGTGGAGGCCGAGGATCACGCGTCCCCACTGAGCGACGCCAGCAAGAAGCGTCTGATCGAGGACACGGAGGACTGGCACCCGAGAACCGGCACCTCCCAGTCCCGCTCCTTCCGTATCCTGGCTCAGCTCACCGGCACTGAGAATG AGCAAGCTCCAGACAACAGTGGAAAGAA TGAGGCAGTTGACCAAACCACTCCCGCTGCGTACACCTCGCCTGCAGCCAAAACATTTTCCAAATCTGCAGCATCACCCAGGAATGGCAACGTCGTCCCTGCTTCCACATACAAGAGCCCAGCGGCCCAGAACAAGTCTGTTTTCCAGGCTGGAGGTCCACCAG GTTTTCCTAAGGGAGGAGCAGCTCCTTCATTTGGCAAAGTTACCACCCCTGCTGCTCCCAAAGGTCCAGAGCGCCCCACCCCACAGCCACATCCACAGGACCTCAACTCTCTGGTGCAGCGGGCCGAGCACATCCCAGCCGGGAAGCGCACCCCGATGTGCAACAAGTGCAACAATGTCATCAg GGGCCCGTTCCTCGTGGCCATGGGCATGTCATGGCACCCCGAGGAATTCAACTGTTCTCGCTGCCACTCCTCCCTGGCAGACGGTTGTTTTGTGGAGGAGAAGGGCCAGGTGTACTGCGAACGTTGCTACGAGCAGTACTTGGCTCCCACCTGCGGCCGCTGCCAGCAGAAGATTCTGGGG GAAGTCATGAATGCCCTGAAACAGACCTGGCACGTGTCTTGCTTCGTCTGCGTCGCCTGCCAACAGCCAATCAGGGGCAGCACATTTCACATGGAGGATGGGCAGCCGTACTGTGAAAAAG ACTACTACAACCTGTTCGGGTCCAGTTGCCACGGCTGTGACTTCCCCATCGAGGCCGGGGACAAGTTCCTGGACGCTCTAGGATTCACCTGGCATGACACCTGCTTTGTGTGCGCG GTCTGCTCTGCTAGTCTGGAAGGTCAGGCGTTCTTCTCCAAAAAAGACAAGCCTTTGTGCAAGAAACATGCCCACACTGTCAACGTCTGA